The genomic region ACAGGTTGCTCACGCTTTGCGCCGGGGCTGAATCGTCCTTGAGGGACTGGCCGTAGGATGCGCCACCGGCTGCACCGCCCGAGGCCGCAGCCGCGCCGACGCCAGGCGTGTTGCCCGCCACGGTGGTGCCGCCTTTCTGGAAATCTGCCGGGGATTTGGCCAGGCGTTTCGGCGGCGGGGCCGCCGGCTGTTCTTCAACCTGGCGTACCCGTTGTTCCAGCACCGCCAGTGCTTTTTGCTGCACTTCGTAGCGTTGCTTGAGTTCCAGCAATTCCTTTTTCAATGTGTCGATGTCGGCGTCCGGCGCTGCATACAACATGGATGCGGGCAGGAGCGTGCTTAAACAAATTACAGCCCGGAGCGATAGCGATCGATGCATGAAATAAGCCGTCCCTTTCTAATGCGCAAGTGTCGAGGCACAGCGTAGTTCAATATCCGTTAGGGCGAAGGCCCTTGAGCTGATTCAGGTTTAGGTTCTGACCCAAATTGTTCAAACCGTTGTTGCCCAGCACCACATTGAGCTGCGTCATGTTGCTCACAAAGTTGCTGTTACCCTGCAAAACCGTGCCTTGCAAGACATTGCCAGCGCCGATCTGCTGCAACGAGTTGCCCTGGTTGTTGTTGGCCAGGATCGCCATTTGCAGCCCGCCATTGGCGGCCGATACCGTGACCTGGCCGGCGCCGGTGCTGCCGGTGACCGATTGGCCAGCCACCAGCGCTTGCCCGGATTGCACGATATTGGCCGGTGACAAGCCGTTCTGGTTCACATGGATATTCACGTTATTGCTGGCGGTGTTGCCATCGCCAGCGGCGCGCACGCTTTGGGTCACGCCCTGGCCACTGCCCAGGCCTGCGCCACCGACCACCGTACCGGTGCCATTGGGTTGATTGGGCGAGACTTTGGTGGGGCTGTCGGTTACCTGCACATAAAACTGCGGGGTGACGGTCGACGCGTTGACGTTCATGCTGGCCGAGCCGGTCACGCTGTCGCCGGCGGCATTGGTCCAGGTGCTGCTCATCACGATGCCAAAGCTGATGATCCGCCCCGGCATGACGTAGCGGCCGCGCAAGTCGGCCAGTTCCGAGTCCCTTATTTCAATCGGCTTGAACACCGATGACGCGTAAGCGGGCATTGAGGCTGCCAGGCACATGACCGTCAGCCAACGGTAAGTGTTCATCGTTTGCTCCTGGAGCGTCCTGCTCCTTATTGCGCTTCTAGAAGAAGTCGCTCTGGATAAAACCGAAGTCCATCAACTCACTGTCCCGAACCGGACTGAACTCATTGATTCTGTTTTTGGCGGTCAGCGGTGTGGGCGGGTCAAGCAGCACGTTGGTTTTGTCATAGCCTTCGCCCAGTACGGCGAAGACGATGCCATTCCAGCCTTTGACGAAGTCGTCCTTGGCATAGCGTTTGTGACCCAATACCGGGTCGCCGATGTAGACCCAGTCCTTGTCGGCACGCTGCATCACCACGAAGTGCTTGTAGCCACGGATCTCCAGCAGCACCACCACCGGGATTTTCACCGTGAGCAGTGTGTCGGCGTTGATCCGGTAACCCCGGGCGCGCATGCCGATGCTTTCCAGGTAACGCTTCATGTCCAGCATGGAGAAACCCTGGGTGCGGACCAGGTCCTGATCGGCGTTGACCAGCATGCCTTTGATGATGTGGTCTTCATCCACATCCATCCAGTAGGCCTGGCGCAGGATGGTGGCCAGGGCGGCGGCACCGCAGCTGAAATCGGTTTTCTGTTCCACCAGGTTGGCGAACTTGCGTTCACGGATGCTCTCGACCTTCTTGAAGATCACGCCACCGCCGGGCATGGCAGCAATCGCCATTTGCCCCGCCCAAGTCGGGCCGGTGAGCAATAACAGGAGGGTGAGGGCGATGATCCGCATGATCGAATGGCCTGGTGGACACTGGAATAAAAAGGGGCCTTGTTGCCAAGGCCCCGTTGCATCAGAAACGTACGCCGGAGGAAATCACAGTGGTGTTGCCCTGTTGATTGCCCACGCCTGCAGCAATGTTGGCGCCCAGGTTGCCCGAAGAGCCATTAAGCGAGTTGTTGGCGCTGGCGTTGTTCACGACAGGCAGGTAGGTGCTGCTGCCCCAGTGGCCGGACTGAGTAGCCACGGTATTGAGGAAGGTGTTGTCGACGCTGGTTTGAGTGGTGTTGCTCGATGCAGCGGCGGCGGCACCACTGGCAGTAGCAATTGCCAGTTGGTTTTTCTGTTGGTTGAAGTTACCCGACGCAGCGTTCACACCCAGGTTGCCGGAGCTGCCGTTGGCCGAGTTGTTGAGCGACGCGTTGTTGTGGGTAGCCACCTGGATCGAGGTGTTGTTGTGGTTGTCTTGGGTAATGGTGCCCAGGGCAAACACGGTAGCTGCATCGCCGGCGGCAATGGCTGTCTGGTTATCTTGTTGGTTGCCGTCGCCGGCGGCGATGTTGGCCTGGGCGTTGCCGCTGCTGCCGTTCAACGAGTTGTTGGCCGATGCGTTGTTCTGAGTGCCGAGATTGAGCACTTTGTTGCTGCTGGTCGACTGTGCATCGGAAACCGCTGCCACTACCGAGGTAGGAGCAGGTTGAGGGTGGTGATAGCCACCGGCGTGTGCGGCACTGGCGACGATTGCAGCGAGAGCGAAGGCCAGTGGTTTAAGAGCCATTGTAGTTTTCATGGTATTTCCCCTTGCTTCTAATTAGTTGGTTAAGTGTTGGTACGGTCCAGCTTCAAGCTCCAATGAATCATTGGATCTGTACGTTCAGGGCGTTAGCCATGCGGTTCCCCACCCCGGCACTCTGATTCACCTGTACCACTCCACGGCTGCCGGTGAAGGCCTGGTCGCTTGTGACGACCTGGCGGCTGCCAGTGGTAGAGGTGAACCCTGAGTTTGGTGATAGCGCCACGTTCTGTTGCGACATGGCGCTGTCGTCGATGCTTTGCGGGCCAGCGTTTACGCTGATCCGCACGGCATTGATCATCTGGTTGTTGGCCCCGGCCGACTGGTTGACGCCCAGCACACCGTTGCCATTGCTGAAAGAGTTGCCCTGGATCGCTACTTTGGCGCTCTGGGAGCGGTCGGCTGGTGCGCCGCCGAGGGTCTGGCTGATCGAGCCGCCAGCCTGGGTGTTAGTGCCTGTTGAAATGGCGCGGCTGTTGAGTTGTTGCTGCTGATCGCCGGCCGCCTGGTTGATCGAGACGACGCCGTTGTATTGCTTGCCGGAGTTGTCGATCACTGCGCTGTTGTCAGCCATGGCGGCCGAGCAGCCCAGGATCGCGAGGAATAACCAGGAATATTTCATCTCATTGGCCCCCCATCAGGCTGCCGATGTTGTTCAGGGGCGCCATGCCACGGGAGATTGAGCCGTTGATCTGGCCGGAGAGACTGGAGCCGCCGCCATGACCGGCCGCTGCACCACCACCGAGACCCGCGCCGCCACCGTTGTTGGTCAGGCCGGGCAGGTTGCCGCCAGGCAGGATGGCGCGAGTGATGCTGGAGCCGCTGCTGATGTTGGCGTAGTCGTTGTCGCTCAGCTCGCTGGTGGCCCGCAGGATCTGGGGAGCCGGGTTGGCGTTCACGGTAGTGGGGTTGGGGTCAACGCCGGCAGAGCGGCCGGCCATGTGGCCGTGGACGGTGCGTTGAATCACGATCACGCCGTCGCCTGCCGCGAGCACTGGGAGGCTCACGCTGGTACTCAGTACACAGCTGATCAGCAGGAGGCTCAATGAGCCTGGATTAAGTGTCTTCACGACGGCATTCCTTATTCTTGGCGCTGACCCTAAACAGCGTTGTCAGGAAGAGAGCAGGAGCTGTGCCGCTTTTTGTTTTGTTAATTAATTCAAAGGATTGGAGGTGCTGAAAAAGAAAGGCCGGCGAGATGTGTTTCAACGGTGAGACACCCGGCCCGCGTTCAACTCGCTCGGCAGCTGTCTCAGGAATGAAACACCGGCCGCCATAAACCTGGCAGCCCGCAGCCGGCTGTCAGCTCAGCCGGTGCAAGTGTTTCAAAAGTGGACAGTTCCAGGCAGAGAACGTCCGTGGAGGAGGGCATACGCCCTGTCTCCAGGGTCAGCCCTTTGGTGTTTTACGCGGAATCGAATTGAGTACGGGGTTGCCGTCCTGGTTCTGGGTCAGGTAGACCGGCAGGACCTTGGGCAGGGAGGGGACGAGGTTGGACACCTCGTTGATGTTGTAGATGCCACCAATACGGATCGCGCCGGTGCCGGCGTCGGCCAGCATCACCGGTTTGCTCAGGTAGCGGTTGATCAACGGCAACGCGTCGGCCAGGGCCAGGTTGTCGAGGATCAGCTTGCCTTCACGCCAGGCCAGGGCCGTGTCGCCCGGGGCAATTGGCTGGGCCAGGGGGCTGGCGTCGCCACGGTTGTAGCTGGCCTGCATCCCGGGCGACAGGCGTAGGCCGCTGTGGGCGTCATCGCTGCTCACCAGCACCGAGCCTTCCAGCAGCATGACCCGCACATGGTCTTCGTATTTCCACACGTTGAACTGAGTGCCGGTCACCCGAACCTGACCGTCGCCGGCGTGGACAATGAAGGGGTGTTGCGGGTCATGGCTGACGTTGAAAAAAGCCTCACCCTTTTTCAGGGTGACCCGGCGCTGG from Pseudomonas yamanorum harbors:
- a CDS encoding adhesin, with product MKYSWLFLAILGCSAAMADNSAVIDNSGKQYNGVVSINQAAGDQQQQLNSRAISTGTNTQAGGSISQTLGGAPADRSQSAKVAIQGNSFSNGNGVLGVNQSAGANNQMINAVRISVNAGPQSIDDSAMSQQNVALSPNSGFTSTTGSRQVVTSDQAFTGSRGVVQVNQSAGVGNRMANALNVQIQ
- a CDS encoding FecR family protein, coding for MTDKSLSEAEYDAITDAAAHWCMRLHASDCTTAERRAFEQWHDAHPLHAFEYAAMLEIWDVADHLPRSEPAPAVVRLQPRRRLSNYAVAAAICLVALPLAAFTGWEAGWLPSAYKHYETENSLRQVTLDDGSQVELNLGTELVYSHYKDQRRVTLKKGEAFFNVSHDPQHPFIVHAGDGQVRVTGTQFNVWKYEDHVRVMLLEGSVLVSSDDAHSGLRLSPGMQASYNRGDASPLAQPIAPGDTALAWREGKLILDNLALADALPLINRYLSKPVMLADAGTGAIRIGGIYNINEVSNLVPSLPKVLPVYLTQNQDGNPVLNSIPRKTPKG
- a CDS encoding C39 family peptidase, producing the protein MRIIALTLLLLLTGPTWAGQMAIAAMPGGGVIFKKVESIRERKFANLVEQKTDFSCGAAALATILRQAYWMDVDEDHIIKGMLVNADQDLVRTQGFSMLDMKRYLESIGMRARGYRINADTLLTVKIPVVVLLEIRGYKHFVVMQRADKDWVYIGDPVLGHKRYAKDDFVKGWNGIVFAVLGEGYDKTNVLLDPPTPLTAKNRINEFSPVRDSELMDFGFIQSDFF